The Gordonia sp. KTR9 genome contains a region encoding:
- a CDS encoding DUF6790 family protein yields MVFFLIQLALMIVGAVVHILVDRSVRRRTFGRAAELVMLWILVPGGAFGILAGIGHVGPNAPEIAEGIGPDFIPSMFQWELGWNDIAVGVLGVLCFRVSNRGGWLDAAVWALAISYGGDLAGHISQYYIHDNTATNNVWAIPAEIYIVGVVVIAWFVYRRTTPRSVAIQGPNAARGVDETETVSIS; encoded by the coding sequence ATGGTGTTCTTTCTGATTCAGCTGGCGCTGATGATCGTCGGCGCCGTGGTGCACATACTGGTGGACCGATCGGTGCGGCGGCGCACCTTCGGCCGCGCAGCCGAGCTCGTGATGCTCTGGATCCTGGTCCCCGGAGGTGCGTTCGGCATCCTCGCGGGCATCGGGCACGTCGGCCCGAACGCCCCCGAGATCGCCGAAGGCATCGGACCGGACTTCATCCCGTCGATGTTCCAGTGGGAACTCGGGTGGAACGACATCGCCGTGGGCGTGCTCGGTGTGCTCTGCTTCCGGGTGAGCAACCGCGGTGGATGGCTCGATGCCGCCGTCTGGGCGCTGGCCATCAGCTACGGCGGGGACCTCGCCGGGCACATCTCGCAGTACTACATCCACGACAACACGGCGACCAACAACGTCTGGGCGATCCCCGCCGAGATCTACATCGTCGGCGTGGTCGTCATCGCCTGGTTCGTCTACCGACGAACAACCCCCCGCAGCGTCGCGATCCAAGGACCCAACGCGGCGAGGGGCGTCGACGAGACGGAAACGGTCTCGATCAGCTGA
- a CDS encoding acetyl-CoA C-acetyltransferase, protein MPEAVIVAHARSPIGRAAKGSLKDVRPDELSRQMVEAALAKVPELDPALIEDIHWGIGQPGGQGGYNIARVIAVELGHDHIPGVTVNRYCSSSLQTTRMALHAIKAGEADVLISGGVESVSSFGISGGADGAPNSKNPMFDDAMARTEKAAAGDAGIWHDPRKDGVVPDVYIAMGQTAENVASSTGISREDQDRWGVLSQNRAEAAIKSGFFEREIDPVTLPDGSLVTTDDGPRAGTTYEKISQLKPVFRPDGTITAGNACPLNDGAAALVIMSDTKAKELGLTPLARVVATAATGLSPEIMGLGPIEAIRKVLRVSGMSLSDIDLVEINEAFAVQVLGSAAELGIDHDKLNVSGGAIALGHPFGMTGARITTTLLNNLRTHDKTFGIESMCVGGGQGMAMVLERLS, encoded by the coding sequence ATGCCTGAAGCTGTCATCGTCGCCCATGCCCGTTCCCCGATCGGCCGCGCGGCCAAGGGATCCCTCAAAGACGTCCGCCCCGACGAACTGTCGCGTCAGATGGTCGAAGCCGCGCTCGCCAAGGTGCCCGAACTCGACCCTGCCCTGATCGAGGACATCCACTGGGGCATCGGCCAGCCCGGCGGCCAGGGCGGTTACAACATCGCCCGGGTGATCGCGGTCGAGCTCGGTCACGACCACATCCCCGGCGTGACGGTGAACCGCTACTGCTCGTCGTCGTTGCAGACCACCCGGATGGCGCTGCACGCGATCAAGGCCGGCGAGGCCGACGTCCTGATCTCCGGTGGCGTCGAGAGCGTGTCGAGCTTCGGGATCTCCGGCGGCGCCGACGGCGCACCGAACTCGAAGAACCCGATGTTCGACGACGCGATGGCCCGGACCGAGAAGGCAGCCGCCGGCGACGCCGGCATCTGGCACGACCCGCGCAAGGACGGCGTCGTCCCCGACGTGTACATCGCAATGGGTCAGACCGCCGAGAACGTGGCGTCGTCCACCGGCATCTCCCGCGAGGACCAGGACCGGTGGGGCGTGCTGAGCCAGAACCGTGCCGAGGCAGCGATCAAGTCCGGGTTCTTCGAGCGCGAGATCGACCCGGTCACCCTGCCCGACGGCTCACTCGTCACCACCGACGACGGTCCGCGCGCCGGCACGACCTACGAGAAGATCTCGCAGCTCAAGCCGGTCTTCCGCCCCGACGGCACCATCACCGCGGGTAACGCCTGCCCGTTGAACGACGGCGCCGCGGCACTGGTCATCATGAGCGACACCAAGGCGAAGGAACTGGGCCTGACCCCGCTCGCACGGGTCGTCGCCACCGCGGCCACCGGCCTGTCGCCGGAGATCATGGGGCTCGGTCCGATCGAGGCGATCCGGAAGGTGCTGCGCGTCTCGGGGATGTCGCTGTCGGACATCGATCTCGTCGAGATCAACGAGGCGTTCGCCGTCCAGGTCCTCGGTTCGGCCGCCGAACTCGGCATCGACCACGACAAGCTGAACGTGTCCGGTGGGGCGATCGCCCTCGGTCACCCGTTCGGCATGACCGGCGCCCGCATCACGACCACCCTGCTCAACAACCTTCGTACCCACGACAAGACCTTCGGCATCGAATCGATGTGTGTGGGCGGCGGCCAGGGTATGGCCATGGTGCTCGAGCGCCTCAGCTGA
- a CDS encoding SGNH/GDSL hydrolase family protein: MSGSSRKGIASGRIVRDVGATAAATAGAAGAGWAAYNLLNSQAAEARVVIPHRTDNAPDGDGVYRPDGTSERFTRDTVYDLYLVVFGDSTAAGLGAETAEETPGVQIARRVAAETDQVVRYANKAIVGATSKGLAAQIEAMFVHHERPDVAVILVGANDVTARNSPLPSARRLGEAVHALVDGGAKVVVGTCPDFGVVTAIPQPLRAVLRRWGLALAAAQRSAVRAAGGRPVPLADLLTEEFLARPEHMLSPDRFHPSAAGYELAADILVPEVLASIGEWGPTPLPEPPKVSEAVEETRLITRVRKQFTRL; the protein is encoded by the coding sequence GTGTCCGGTTCGAGTCGCAAGGGAATCGCCTCCGGGAGGATCGTGCGCGATGTCGGCGCCACGGCGGCGGCGACCGCGGGCGCGGCCGGTGCCGGGTGGGCCGCCTACAACCTGCTGAACAGTCAGGCAGCCGAGGCCCGGGTGGTGATACCGCACCGCACCGACAATGCCCCGGACGGCGACGGCGTGTATCGCCCCGACGGCACCAGCGAACGCTTCACCCGCGACACCGTCTACGACCTCTACCTCGTCGTGTTCGGTGACTCGACCGCGGCCGGGCTGGGCGCCGAGACCGCCGAGGAGACCCCGGGTGTGCAGATCGCCCGCCGGGTGGCCGCGGAGACCGATCAGGTGGTCCGCTACGCCAACAAGGCGATCGTCGGCGCGACGTCGAAAGGGCTCGCGGCGCAGATCGAGGCCATGTTCGTCCACCACGAGCGACCCGACGTCGCCGTCATCCTCGTCGGCGCCAACGACGTCACCGCCCGTAACAGTCCGCTCCCGTCGGCGCGCCGGCTCGGTGAGGCGGTCCACGCGCTCGTGGACGGGGGCGCGAAGGTGGTCGTGGGCACCTGCCCGGACTTCGGGGTGGTGACCGCGATCCCCCAGCCCCTCCGGGCGGTGCTCCGGCGCTGGGGACTCGCGCTGGCCGCCGCGCAACGCTCGGCGGTCCGGGCCGCCGGTGGACGCCCGGTACCGCTGGCCGACCTGCTGACCGAAGAGTTCCTCGCGCGACCCGAGCACATGCTGTCGCCCGACCGCTTCCATCCGTCGGCAGCGGGGTACGAGCTGGCCGCCGACATCCTCGTGCCCGAGGTCCTCGCCTCGATCGGCGAATGGGGGCCCACGCCGTTGCCCGAGCCGCCCAAGGTGTCCGAGGCCGTCGAAGAAACACGACTCATCACACGTGTCAGGAAACAGTTCACGCGACTCTGA
- a CDS encoding cystathionine beta-synthase, protein MRIANHVVDLVGNTPLVKLNSVTSPGSGLVAAKVEYLNPGGSSKDRIAVRMIDAAEASGELKPGGTIVEPTSGNTGVGLALVAQQRGYKCVFVCPDKVGEDKRNVLRAYGAEVVVCPTAVEPSHPDSYYSVSDRLVTEIDGAWKPNQYANPAGPQSHYETTGPEIWADTDGKVTHFVAGVGTGGTITGTGRYLKEISDGAVKIVGVDPEGSVYSGGTGRPYLVEGVGEDFWPDAYDPAIPDEIIAVSDADSFDMTRRLAREEGLLVGGSCGMAVVAALQVAEREGPDAVVVVLLPDGGRGYMAKIFNDQWMSSYGFLRSPLDANTKESLVGDVLRGKTGALPDLVHTHPQETLRDAIEILREYGVSQMPVVGAEPPVMAGEVAGAVTERDLLSAVFEGRASLADPVSAHMGEPFPLIGSGEPVSAATKALGDCDALMVVEDGKPIGVITRHDLLAFVSSHPIVG, encoded by the coding sequence ATGCGCATCGCCAATCACGTCGTCGACCTGGTGGGCAACACCCCGCTGGTCAAGCTGAACTCGGTGACCTCACCCGGATCGGGCCTGGTCGCCGCCAAGGTCGAGTACCTCAATCCCGGTGGTAGCAGCAAGGACCGGATCGCCGTGCGGATGATCGACGCCGCGGAGGCCTCGGGCGAGCTGAAGCCGGGCGGAACCATCGTGGAGCCGACGTCGGGCAACACCGGCGTCGGACTGGCGCTCGTCGCGCAGCAGCGCGGCTACAAGTGCGTCTTCGTCTGCCCCGACAAGGTCGGCGAGGACAAGCGCAACGTCCTGCGAGCCTACGGCGCCGAGGTCGTGGTCTGCCCGACCGCGGTCGAGCCGTCCCACCCGGACAGTTACTACAGCGTCTCCGATCGGCTGGTCACCGAGATCGACGGTGCGTGGAAGCCCAACCAGTACGCCAATCCGGCCGGGCCGCAGAGTCACTACGAGACCACCGGACCCGAGATCTGGGCCGACACCGACGGCAAGGTCACCCACTTCGTGGCGGGCGTCGGCACCGGCGGCACCATCACCGGCACCGGCCGCTACCTCAAGGAGATCTCCGACGGAGCCGTGAAGATCGTCGGCGTCGATCCCGAGGGTTCGGTGTACTCCGGCGGAACCGGGCGGCCGTACCTCGTCGAGGGCGTCGGCGAGGATTTCTGGCCCGATGCCTACGACCCGGCGATCCCCGACGAGATCATCGCGGTCTCCGACGCCGACTCCTTCGACATGACCCGGCGACTGGCCCGCGAGGAGGGACTGCTGGTCGGCGGTTCGTGCGGGATGGCGGTCGTGGCCGCCCTGCAGGTCGCCGAGCGCGAGGGTCCCGACGCGGTGGTCGTCGTCCTGCTGCCCGACGGCGGCCGCGGCTACATGGCGAAGATCTTCAACGACCAGTGGATGAGCAGCTACGGCTTCCTGCGGAGCCCGCTCGACGCCAACACCAAGGAATCGCTCGTGGGGGATGTGTTGCGCGGCAAGACCGGCGCCCTGCCCGACCTCGTCCACACCCACCCGCAGGAGACCCTGCGCGACGCGATCGAGATCCTCCGCGAGTACGGCGTCTCCCAGATGCCGGTCGTCGGCGCCGAGCCGCCCGTGATGGCCGGTGAGGTCGCGGGCGCGGTCACCGAGCGCGACCTGCTCAGCGCGGTCTTCGAAGGTCGCGCCAGTCTCGCCGACCCCGTCTCGGCGCACATGGGGGAGCCGTTCCCGCTCATCGGTTCCGGCGAACCGGTGTCGGCGGCGACCAAGGCGCTGGGCGACTGCGACGCGCTCATGGTCGTCGAAGACGGCAAGCCCATCGGCGTGATCACGCGCCACGACCTGCTCGCCTTCGTGTCGAGCCACCCGATCGTCGGATAG
- a CDS encoding cystathionine gamma-synthase has product MSERRSAADSVRWQGFSTRAIHAGYDPDPQTGAVNVPIYASSTFAQDGVGGLRDGFEYARTGNPTRRALEANLAALESGTYGRAFASGMAATDCLLRSTLRPGDHLVIPNDAYGGTFRLIDKVFSQWGITYSVAPVSDVAAVRDAIRPETKLVWTETPTNPLLNVGDIETLAAVAHEAGAKLVVDNTFASPYLQQPLVLGADVVLHSTTKYLGGHSDVVGGALVTDSEELDEAFAFLQNGAGAVPGPFDGFLTLRGIKTLGVRMDRHCDNAEKVVEFLSGHDKIDAVLYPGLENHPGHEVAGKQMKRYGGMVSVLVKGGLDEAKEFCARTEVFTLAESLGGIESLIEHPGAMTHASTAGSLLEVPANLVRLSVGIEDIDDILGDLENALR; this is encoded by the coding sequence GTGAGTGAACGACGCAGTGCGGCGGATTCGGTTCGCTGGCAAGGCTTCTCGACCCGCGCCATCCATGCCGGGTACGACCCCGATCCCCAGACGGGTGCGGTGAACGTCCCCATCTACGCGAGTTCGACCTTCGCCCAGGACGGCGTCGGCGGCCTGCGCGACGGCTTCGAGTACGCGCGCACCGGCAACCCGACCCGGCGCGCCCTCGAGGCCAACCTCGCCGCGCTCGAGAGCGGCACCTACGGAAGGGCTTTCGCCTCCGGTATGGCGGCCACCGACTGCCTGCTGCGGTCGACGCTGCGGCCGGGCGACCATCTGGTGATCCCCAACGACGCCTACGGCGGGACTTTCCGGCTCATCGACAAGGTCTTCAGCCAGTGGGGTATCACCTACTCGGTGGCCCCGGTGTCCGACGTCGCCGCGGTGCGCGACGCCATCCGGCCGGAGACCAAGCTGGTCTGGACCGAGACGCCGACCAACCCGCTGCTCAACGTCGGCGACATCGAGACCCTCGCCGCCGTCGCACACGAGGCCGGCGCGAAGCTCGTGGTCGACAACACCTTTGCCTCGCCGTACCTGCAGCAGCCGCTCGTCCTGGGCGCCGACGTCGTACTGCATTCGACGACCAAGTACCTGGGCGGGCACTCGGATGTCGTCGGTGGCGCGCTGGTCACCGACAGCGAGGAGCTCGACGAGGCGTTCGCATTCCTGCAGAACGGCGCGGGAGCGGTACCGGGCCCGTTCGACGGGTTCCTGACCCTGCGCGGGATCAAGACCCTCGGTGTCCGGATGGATCGGCACTGCGACAACGCGGAGAAGGTCGTCGAGTTCCTGAGCGGCCACGACAAGATCGACGCCGTCCTGTACCCGGGTCTGGAGAACCACCCGGGACACGAGGTCGCGGGTAAGCAGATGAAGCGCTACGGCGGCATGGTCTCGGTGTTGGTCAAGGGCGGCCTCGACGAGGCCAAGGAGTTCTGCGCCCGCACCGAGGTGTTCACGCTCGCCGAATCTCTCGGCGGCATCGAGTCGTTGATCGAACACCCCGGTGCGATGACGCACGCCTCGACCGCCGGATCGCTGCTCGAGGTGCCCGCCAACCTGGTCCGCCTCTCGGTGGGTATCGAGGACATCGACGACATCCTCGGCGATCTGGAGAACGCGCTGCGCTGA
- a CDS encoding class I SAM-dependent methyltransferase has protein sequence MTGPRRTLRPHPIQGAATTDPGCTDIPTITEQRDMIMTTTTDPTAIDLGRVEAFAGQVSADLTHAYHSISTYLGDRLGLWRALAQLGSATSAELAERCGLAERYVHEWLCVQAAAGYVLLEDGGDAGADVFVLPAEHAMVLADDDSPAAIVAGFEVAAAIWASVDQLAHAYATGDGVPWHAHDSRLFSGVERFYGTIYRASLLSEWIPAIDGLEQRLSEGIRVLDVGCGHGVPTILLAEAFPNSTFVGVDSHEESVRRATAAAAAAGVGDRVRFEVAGAHSYDGDYDAIVFFDALHDFGDPVGALEHARSSLRAGGQVIAVEPLAHDTLAENLTNPVALLFYSGSSYLCVPHSIADGATSLGAQAGPARLLDTFRAAGLPSAHVAATTASNLLLEARI, from the coding sequence ATGACAGGACCACGCCGCACGCTGAGGCCACACCCGATCCAGGGTGCGGCAACCACCGATCCGGGATGCACCGACATCCCGACCATCACCGAACAGAGGGACATGATCATGACCACCACGACAGATCCCACCGCCATCGACCTCGGCCGGGTCGAGGCCTTCGCCGGCCAGGTCAGTGCCGACCTCACACACGCTTACCACTCGATCAGCACGTACCTCGGCGACCGCCTCGGACTGTGGCGGGCACTGGCGCAGCTCGGGTCGGCGACCAGCGCCGAACTCGCCGAACGATGCGGACTCGCCGAACGGTATGTGCACGAATGGTTGTGCGTGCAGGCCGCCGCCGGGTACGTGCTGCTCGAGGACGGCGGCGACGCGGGCGCCGACGTCTTCGTGCTCCCCGCCGAGCACGCCATGGTGCTCGCCGACGACGACAGCCCGGCTGCGATCGTGGCCGGCTTCGAGGTCGCCGCGGCGATCTGGGCCTCGGTCGACCAGCTCGCGCACGCGTACGCGACCGGTGACGGTGTGCCCTGGCACGCACACGACTCCCGGCTGTTCTCCGGCGTCGAACGCTTCTACGGGACGATCTACCGCGCATCGCTGCTCAGCGAGTGGATACCGGCGATCGACGGCCTCGAGCAACGACTCTCCGAGGGCATCCGCGTCCTCGACGTCGGTTGCGGACACGGAGTGCCCACGATCCTTCTCGCCGAGGCCTTCCCGAACTCCACGTTCGTCGGGGTGGACAGCCATGAGGAGTCCGTGCGGCGGGCAACCGCGGCGGCGGCCGCAGCAGGCGTCGGCGACCGGGTGCGTTTCGAGGTCGCCGGGGCGCACAGCTACGACGGCGACTACGACGCGATCGTATTCTTCGACGCACTGCACGACTTCGGCGATCCGGTGGGCGCGCTCGAGCACGCACGGTCGTCGCTGCGTGCAGGCGGACAGGTGATCGCCGTCGAGCCGCTGGCGCACGACACGCTCGCCGAGAACCTGACCAATCCCGTTGCGCTGCTGTTCTACTCGGGCAGTTCGTACCTGTGTGTGCCCCACAGCATCGCCGATGGCGCGACGTCGCTGGGCGCCCAGGCCGGGCCCGCCCGGTTGCTCGACACCTTCCGGGCAGCCGGACTGCCGAGCGCGCACGTCGCGGCGACGACCGCGTCGAACCTACTCCTCGAGGCGAGGATCTGA
- a CDS encoding PIG-L deacetylase family protein, which translates to MTTTRTATAAADHELRVTDLGTVLSVWAHPDDENATSAARSALAATRTRELSEAFDVLGIDEHHWLDLPDGGLEALDPATPVARIAAVLDEVRPDTVLTFGPDGVTGHPDHRTVNRWVLRAIASAGVEPRVLHPVATGRAVEYDLAREFDMWALGGPRQCPTEKVALRLRLAGAELDRKVDALLAQRSQTEDLAAAIGLDRYRTWVSVEAYAHPA; encoded by the coding sequence ATGACAACGACACGAACCGCGACCGCAGCCGCGGACCATGAGCTGCGAGTGACCGATCTGGGTACGGTGCTGTCCGTCTGGGCGCATCCCGACGACGAGAACGCCACCTCCGCAGCACGTTCGGCGCTCGCGGCCACTCGCACCCGCGAACTGTCCGAGGCCTTCGACGTGCTGGGGATCGACGAACATCACTGGCTCGACCTGCCCGACGGAGGCCTCGAGGCACTCGATCCGGCGACCCCGGTGGCGCGTATCGCCGCAGTGCTCGACGAGGTCCGGCCCGACACCGTCCTCACCTTTGGCCCGGACGGGGTGACCGGTCACCCCGATCACCGCACGGTCAACCGCTGGGTGCTCCGCGCGATTGCCTCCGCGGGTGTCGAACCCAGGGTCCTGCACCCGGTCGCCACCGGACGGGCCGTCGAGTACGACCTCGCCCGCGAATTCGACATGTGGGCGCTCGGCGGTCCGAGGCAGTGCCCGACCGAGAAGGTGGCGCTGCGGCTCCGACTCGCCGGTGCCGAACTCGATCGCAAGGTCGATGCGCTACTGGCGCAGCGATCCCAGACCGAGGATCTGGCCGCGGCGATCGGTCTCGATCGATACCGGACGTGGGTGTCGGTGGAGGCCTACGCTCATCCTGCATAG
- a CDS encoding ATP-binding protein, with translation MSVQEPDHRIGPPPIGVGLLGPLTLHVDGVEVPVAGDRRRALLALLATAGRHGVGTGRLVDELWGTAVPKDPVAALHNLVSRLRNHLGRHAHLLERRPAGYRLSECVVDSDVVRELLATASATDDPTSRVRVTARALELWRGDPLGEFTGLADLGAERVALEELRQRLDDAHVEALVDAADPTATASATALVAANPLRESATRLLIRALAADGRTAEAMSVASGFRMRLAEATGLDPSPALGALEQSVAAGDAAIPISTRLAGPAAGSPRPAPTGGPMVGRERERAEVSRLLAAHRLVTLTGTGGVGKTTLALDVAADPVVFPDHAVYVVNLAAVAREDRVAAAVTSTLGLDLDAAASPSTVARHLGTGASLLVLDNCEHLLAACRELVGEIIRFAPRVRVLATSRVVLHLPAEYVVRLQPLQVPSHAPGTVDTALRQPAIRAFVEHAGRRNPDFAVTERDLPDLVDLLGRVDGLPLGIELAARQAAVMPVAEVVGLLGRALDLATGTAGGGTARTLRVSVDVSFRLLSGPDQAVLAAVATFPGGVTVRTFESLAGHVGGVDDPLETLHRLVDSSLLVADASEGRYRLLHLIRHYLLDHLEASGMLAAAEDRFLEECVATVREIEVAWLGSGERAANRRLHAEMDNVRSARDLAAARDRIDVLVAITTSLFLVGIWRNIRELWTWAIEIAQSERLDDQAGRAAVLSAGAEAARLVGEFDLALDLAERALRLEEARPPRDGDRIDDRLLGAHAATAAVAHFRGDFPVAIRHWTWCGGHESLGPAYLASAALAASYAGDAEHAARLLATARTEIAAAAGPSQHAFLDYVQAELIAPADPASALALYRRAHELADDVGATFIVGIARVGAASCLTRVGDTPRAAEAYVVLLEAWRDSGQRTQLWTTARNAVTLLRARGRREVAELLVRAAELDPASALDPSSADATPFGTSPSEVPAPVAGLVLDADEVLEQAIGELRAIAAEMTPPDADA, from the coding sequence ATGTCGGTTCAGGAGCCGGACCACCGCATCGGGCCGCCTCCGATCGGCGTCGGGCTGCTGGGTCCGCTCACGCTGCACGTCGACGGCGTCGAGGTGCCGGTCGCCGGGGACCGGCGGCGCGCGCTACTGGCGCTGCTCGCGACGGCCGGACGACACGGGGTGGGTACCGGCCGGCTCGTCGACGAACTCTGGGGCACGGCGGTGCCCAAGGATCCCGTTGCCGCACTGCACAACCTGGTGTCGCGGCTGCGGAATCACCTGGGCCGGCACGCACACCTGCTGGAGCGGCGGCCCGCCGGCTATCGGCTGAGCGAATGCGTCGTCGACAGCGACGTCGTCCGCGAGCTGCTCGCGACCGCCTCCGCCACCGACGACCCGACGTCCCGGGTACGCGTGACCGCCCGAGCGCTCGAGCTGTGGCGCGGAGATCCGCTCGGCGAGTTCACCGGTCTCGCAGATCTCGGTGCCGAGCGAGTCGCGCTCGAGGAGCTCCGCCAGCGCCTCGACGACGCGCACGTCGAAGCACTGGTGGACGCGGCCGACCCGACCGCCACAGCTTCCGCGACCGCACTTGTCGCTGCGAATCCGCTGCGCGAGAGCGCGACCCGACTGCTGATCCGGGCTCTCGCAGCAGACGGCCGCACCGCGGAGGCGATGTCGGTGGCGTCCGGATTCCGGATGCGCCTGGCCGAGGCGACCGGTCTGGATCCGAGTCCGGCGCTGGGCGCACTCGAACAGTCCGTCGCCGCCGGAGACGCCGCCATCCCGATCTCGACTCGTCTGGCCGGTCCGGCCGCCGGGTCCCCTCGCCCGGCTCCGACGGGCGGACCGATGGTGGGACGCGAACGCGAGCGTGCCGAGGTGTCCCGGCTCCTGGCCGCTCATCGTCTGGTGACGTTGACCGGGACCGGTGGGGTCGGCAAGACCACACTCGCCCTCGATGTCGCGGCCGACCCCGTGGTCTTCCCGGACCACGCCGTGTACGTCGTCAACCTCGCCGCGGTGGCGCGTGAGGACCGGGTGGCCGCTGCGGTCACCTCGACCCTCGGTCTCGACCTGGACGCGGCCGCCTCGCCGTCGACGGTCGCGCGTCACCTCGGCACCGGCGCGTCGCTGCTGGTCCTCGACAACTGTGAGCATCTGCTGGCCGCGTGCCGGGAACTGGTCGGCGAGATCATCCGATTCGCGCCACGGGTACGGGTCCTGGCGACGTCCCGGGTCGTCCTGCACCTGCCGGCCGAGTACGTCGTCCGATTGCAACCGCTGCAGGTCCCGTCGCACGCCCCCGGCACCGTCGACACCGCGTTGCGGCAACCTGCGATCCGCGCGTTCGTGGAGCACGCGGGACGCCGCAACCCGGACTTCGCCGTCACCGAACGGGACCTGCCCGACCTCGTCGACCTCCTCGGCCGGGTCGACGGACTCCCGCTCGGGATCGAACTCGCTGCCCGGCAGGCAGCGGTGATGCCGGTGGCCGAGGTGGTCGGCTTGCTCGGTCGTGCACTGGATCTCGCGACCGGGACGGCCGGCGGCGGCACCGCGCGCACCCTCCGGGTCAGCGTGGATGTGTCCTTCCGGCTGCTGTCGGGTCCGGACCAGGCCGTTCTCGCCGCCGTGGCCACCTTTCCCGGTGGCGTCACGGTCCGCACGTTCGAATCCCTCGCCGGACATGTCGGGGGCGTCGACGATCCGCTGGAGACGCTGCACCGGCTCGTCGACAGCTCGCTTCTCGTCGCCGATGCGTCGGAGGGCCGGTACCGCCTGCTCCACCTCATCCGGCACTACCTGCTCGATCACCTCGAGGCGTCGGGCATGCTCGCCGCCGCCGAGGACCGCTTCCTGGAGGAGTGCGTGGCAACGGTTCGCGAGATCGAGGTCGCCTGGCTGGGAAGTGGGGAGCGCGCCGCGAACCGGCGACTCCACGCCGAGATGGACAACGTGCGTTCCGCACGTGATCTTGCCGCCGCACGTGATCGCATCGACGTGCTCGTCGCCATCACGACGTCGCTCTTCCTCGTCGGCATCTGGCGGAACATCCGCGAATTGTGGACCTGGGCAATCGAGATCGCGCAGTCCGAGCGTCTGGACGATCAGGCCGGTCGCGCCGCGGTGCTGTCGGCCGGCGCGGAGGCGGCACGGCTGGTCGGCGAGTTCGACCTCGCGCTCGACCTCGCAGAACGTGCACTGCGTCTCGAGGAGGCGCGACCGCCGCGTGACGGTGACCGGATCGACGACCGCCTGCTCGGGGCACATGCCGCCACCGCCGCGGTCGCGCACTTCCGAGGCGACTTCCCGGTCGCCATCCGACACTGGACCTGGTGCGGAGGTCACGAGTCGCTCGGCCCGGCCTATCTGGCCTCGGCCGCGCTGGCGGCCTCCTACGCGGGCGACGCGGAGCATGCGGCGCGGCTCCTGGCCACCGCGCGGACCGAGATCGCCGCCGCGGCCGGGCCGTCGCAGCATGCGTTCCTGGATTATGTGCAGGCCGAGCTCATCGCGCCGGCCGATCCGGCGTCGGCGCTCGCGCTGTACCGGCGAGCGCACGAGCTGGCCGACGACGTCGGTGCGACGTTCATCGTCGGCATCGCTCGCGTCGGAGCGGCGTCGTGTCTGACGCGGGTCGGTGACACCCCCAGGGCGGCCGAGGCGTACGTCGTCCTCCTCGAGGCCTGGCGCGACAGCGGTCAGCGCACCCAGCTGTGGACCACGGCCCGCAATGCGGTGACCCTTCTGCGCGCGCGAGGGCGTCGTGAGGTCGCCGAACTGCTCGTCAGGGCAGCCGAACTCGACCCTGCGTCGGCGCTCGATCCGTCGTCGGCCGACGCGACGCCGTTCGGAACCTCCCCATCAGAGGTCCCCGCTCCGGTGGCCGGGCTCGTTCTCGACGCCGACGAGGTGCTCGAGCAGGCGATCGGTGAACTGCGTGCGATCGCGGCCGAGATGACACCACCGGACGCGGATGCCTGA